One genomic region from Terriglobus aquaticus encodes:
- a CDS encoding thioredoxin family protein, with protein sequence MARTESNQELPLGADCPAFELVNVIDERAVGRDDVFGGVDDADGRKGLLVAFVCVHCPFVKHMEQAFAALAAEYADRIAFVAISSNDVDEYPEDAPEHMREQAARLGWKFPYLVDESQETAKVFHAACTPDLYLFDREFNLVYHGQFDETRPYRQSDAAAGVVKDERIHQAAHGGDLRRALGALLAGEPPLQDQRPGLGCNIKWRD encoded by the coding sequence ATGGCACGCACAGAATCGAATCAGGAACTGCCGCTGGGGGCGGATTGCCCGGCATTTGAACTGGTCAACGTGATCGACGAGCGCGCTGTCGGCCGTGATGACGTGTTCGGCGGCGTCGATGACGCAGACGGTCGCAAAGGTCTGCTGGTGGCATTCGTGTGCGTTCATTGCCCGTTCGTGAAGCACATGGAGCAGGCCTTTGCCGCGCTTGCCGCGGAGTACGCGGATCGCATCGCGTTCGTAGCGATCTCCTCCAACGATGTTGACGAGTACCCAGAGGACGCTCCCGAGCACATGCGAGAACAGGCCGCGCGGCTTGGCTGGAAGTTCCCCTATCTAGTCGACGAGTCACAGGAAACGGCAAAGGTCTTTCACGCCGCCTGCACACCGGATCTTTACCTGTTCGACCGCGAGTTCAATCTGGTCTACCACGGCCAGTTCGACGAAACGCGGCCGTACCGCCAGAGCGACGCAGCCGCCGGCGTGGTGAAGGACGAACGCATCCACCAGGCCGCACACGGCGGCGACTTGCGCCGCGCTCTCGGAGCCCTGCTTGCCGGCGAACCTCCACTCCAGGACCAGCGCCCCGGGCTCGGCTGCAACATCAAGTGGCGCGACTAG
- a CDS encoding class I SAM-dependent methyltransferase, with protein sequence MNPNKALWEKGDFTAIAATMREAGESFVGTLGVVPGMKVLDLGCGDGTTAVPLAHLGADVTGIDIASNLVAAGNRRAADLGLRNLSFQEGDACHLDGVADHTFDLSLSVFGAMFAPKPVDVAKELVRVTKPGGRIVMGNWIPNDPTFVAQVLKISSAFTPPPPEGFISPMTWGVEANVVDRFEQAGVARAAISMQKNTFVFRSWQMSPAELVQVFRKFYGPTMNAFEAAEKNGRTEELNDQLVALAEAQNVKAGGGTEIQATFLQVTVQV encoded by the coding sequence GTGAATCCGAACAAGGCATTGTGGGAGAAAGGCGACTTCACCGCCATTGCCGCGACCATGCGCGAGGCGGGTGAGAGCTTCGTAGGTACATTGGGCGTTGTGCCCGGCATGAAAGTCCTTGACCTGGGATGCGGAGATGGCACGACAGCCGTCCCGCTTGCGCACTTGGGTGCGGACGTCACGGGCATAGACATCGCCAGCAATCTGGTGGCCGCAGGCAATCGGCGGGCTGCCGACCTCGGCCTCCGAAACCTGAGTTTTCAGGAGGGCGATGCCTGCCACCTGGACGGTGTCGCGGACCACACGTTTGATCTATCGTTGTCTGTCTTTGGCGCCATGTTTGCGCCGAAGCCGGTGGATGTAGCCAAAGAGCTGGTGCGCGTCACCAAGCCGGGCGGACGCATCGTGATGGGAAACTGGATACCAAATGACCCGACCTTTGTCGCGCAAGTGCTCAAGATCAGTTCGGCATTCACACCGCCGCCGCCCGAAGGCTTCATCAGCCCGATGACCTGGGGCGTCGAGGCGAACGTTGTCGATCGCTTTGAGCAGGCCGGAGTAGCGAGGGCGGCGATCTCGATGCAGAAGAACACCTTCGTCTTTCGCTCCTGGCAGATGAGCCCTGCAGAACTGGTCCAGGTGTTCCGGAAGTTCTACGGTCCTACGATGAACGCTTTTGAAGCAGCGGAAAAGAATGGCAGGACGGAGGAGTTGAACGATCAGCTAGTCGCCCTGGCCGAAGCGCAGAACGTGAAAGCAGGGGGCGGAACGGAGATTCAAGCGACCTTCTTGCAGGTCACAGTGCAGGTCTAG
- a CDS encoding SDR family NAD(P)-dependent oxidoreductase produces MAQIEPGTGNIGAGVELSLQDKCALITGGSRGIGAATLRLFRRAGARVAFSYRAAAQQAETLATECGGAGVCHAIQQDLLTPADGEALIAASVAALGRLDCLVINHGIWPSHDAPIGSMADEQWRETLGTNLDSVFGLLRAGVAQMQRQPVHAEGTRGKIVLVSSTAGQRGEAFHTDYAASKGALISMTKGLSTELAAQGIAVNCVAPGWVHTDMSAETLADPLASKKIGSTIPLGRVGTPDEIAGPILFLCTPWAGFVQGEIFNVNGGAVLVG; encoded by the coding sequence ATGGCACAGATTGAGCCCGGGACAGGAAATATCGGAGCTGGCGTAGAGCTTTCGCTTCAAGACAAGTGTGCGCTGATCACAGGCGGCTCGCGCGGCATTGGTGCCGCCACATTGCGGTTGTTTCGACGCGCAGGCGCTCGCGTGGCGTTCAGCTATCGCGCAGCGGCACAGCAGGCAGAAACGCTGGCCACCGAGTGCGGGGGCGCCGGCGTTTGCCACGCGATTCAGCAGGATCTGCTTACGCCCGCGGACGGCGAGGCGCTGATCGCCGCGAGCGTTGCGGCGCTGGGCCGGCTGGACTGCCTGGTGATTAATCACGGCATCTGGCCCTCGCACGATGCGCCCATCGGCAGCATGGCCGACGAGCAGTGGCGCGAGACGCTGGGCACCAACCTGGATAGTGTGTTTGGCCTGTTGCGCGCCGGTGTGGCCCAGATGCAGCGGCAGCCCGTGCACGCTGAGGGCACCCGGGGAAAGATAGTGCTGGTCAGCTCCACCGCTGGCCAGCGCGGAGAAGCATTTCACACCGACTATGCAGCAAGCAAGGGCGCGCTAATCAGCATGACCAAAGGTCTGTCGACCGAGTTGGCGGCGCAGGGCATCGCGGTCAACTGCGTCGCGCCAGGCTGGGTCCACACCGACATGAGTGCCGAGACCCTGGCCGACCCGCTTGCGTCCAAGAAGATAGGCAGCACCATCCCGCTGGGCAGGGTGGGCACGCCCGATGAGATCGCCGGTCCCATTCTGTTCCTGTGCACGCCTTGGGCCGGCTTTGTGCAGGGCGAGATCTTCAACGTGAATGGCGGCGCCGTTCTGGTCGGCTAG
- a CDS encoding MmcQ/YjbR family DNA-binding protein, translating into MANASAHLLDTVRAALLELPRVAETMQWGSNLVFWTMDKAVGGKMFALIDLDAVERPVLAFAAGPQRASHLLEIDGIRPAPYLARAHWVACDSWQALPLSQLLLELRAAYEYVGSRMPARVQRVYELPTKEYRALVRESRAALPTGRKR; encoded by the coding sequence ATGGCCAACGCTTCCGCTCACCTGCTGGACACGGTGCGTGCTGCTCTGCTGGAGCTGCCACGCGTGGCCGAGACCATGCAGTGGGGCAGCAATCTCGTCTTCTGGACGATGGACAAGGCGGTCGGCGGCAAGATGTTCGCACTCATCGATCTGGATGCCGTGGAGCGTCCGGTGCTGGCCTTCGCCGCGGGCCCGCAACGCGCATCACACCTGCTTGAGATCGACGGCATACGCCCAGCACCCTACCTGGCCCGCGCGCACTGGGTGGCCTGCGACTCCTGGCAGGCTTTGCCGCTTTCACAATTGCTGCTGGAACTGCGCGCCGCCTACGAATACGTGGGTAGCCGCATGCCCGCCCGGGTGCAGCGCGTGTACGAACTTCCGACGAAAGAATATAGAGCCCTGGTGCGCGAAAGCCGAGCCGCGCTTCCGACCGGCCGGAAGCGGTAG
- a CDS encoding YciE/YciF ferroxidase family protein — translation MPIQTAEELFLNELKDIYSAEKQSIRAYPRVTKKITSDDLREAVEQHLEQTKAQVERLDQVFETLGKKSGSKTCEAMKGLIEEAGELLDEIEQGPVLDAAIIGALQKMEHYEIASYGTAIAFAEAMEQDEIQQLLQQTLDEEKQTDERLTGVARDVNHEAISGDAEEEEDDEEEDDSEAEDDSEDEDDSEDEEDEEDEEEEEKPAKSSGRKTPAKKSAAKSSKK, via the coding sequence ATGCCGATTCAAACCGCCGAAGAACTTTTTCTGAATGAGTTGAAAGACATCTATTCCGCCGAGAAGCAGTCGATCCGCGCATACCCGCGGGTCACGAAGAAGATTACGTCCGACGATCTGCGCGAAGCTGTGGAGCAGCACCTGGAGCAGACCAAGGCGCAGGTCGAGCGGTTGGATCAGGTCTTCGAAACGCTGGGCAAGAAGTCCGGCAGCAAGACCTGCGAGGCCATGAAGGGCCTGATCGAAGAGGCGGGAGAACTTCTGGACGAGATCGAGCAGGGACCTGTGCTCGACGCCGCCATCATTGGTGCTCTGCAGAAGATGGAGCATTACGAGATCGCCTCGTACGGCACCGCAATCGCCTTTGCGGAAGCGATGGAGCAGGACGAAATCCAACAGCTATTGCAGCAGACCCTGGACGAAGAGAAGCAAACCGACGAAAGGCTGACCGGCGTAGCGCGTGACGTGAACCACGAAGCCATCTCTGGAGATGCCGAAGAAGAGGAGGACGACGAGGAAGAGGACGACTCCGAAGCTGAGGACGACTCGGAGGATGAGGACGATTCCGAAGACGAGGAAGACGAAGAGGACGAAGAAGAGGAAGAGAAGCCCGCCAAGTCCAGCGGTCGCAAGACGCCCGCGAAGAAGTCTGCAGCCAAGAGCAGCAAGAAGTAA
- a CDS encoding DoxX family protein has product MKYAVLIARILLGLAFVAAGVMNILHLKQKPMPGDGGLFLSILSTHGYMTVVALVMLVGGLLLLVGRFVPLGLTLLGPVIVNILLFHIFFAPSGLVEAAVILALDIFLVVVYRRAFLGIFAAGPEVLGSPKL; this is encoded by the coding sequence ATGAAGTACGCCGTCCTGATTGCCCGAATCCTGCTTGGTCTCGCCTTTGTCGCGGCGGGCGTCATGAACATCCTGCACCTGAAACAGAAACCAATGCCGGGCGACGGCGGTCTGTTTCTGAGCATCCTGAGCACCCACGGCTACATGACGGTTGTGGCACTGGTGATGCTGGTCGGCGGCCTGCTGCTACTGGTGGGGCGCTTCGTGCCGCTGGGCCTCACCCTGCTCGGCCCGGTTATCGTGAACATCCTGCTGTTCCATATCTTCTTTGCGCCTTCCGGGCTGGTGGAAGCGGCTGTGATTCTTGCACTCGATATCTTTCTAGTCGTTGTTTACCGGCGCGCGTTCCTCGGCATCTTTGCCGCCGGACCTGAAGTGCTGGGTAGCCCGAAGCTGTAA
- the rplT gene encoding 50S ribosomal protein L20, producing the protein MPRVKRGTKRNDRRKKILKRASGYFLTKSKLYQAAQEAVERGLKFAYIGRKQKKRQFRSLWIVRIGAAARLNGMSYSTFISGLKKAGVGLDRKILADIAVHDAAGFAALATQAKSANGAAKTAAA; encoded by the coding sequence ATGCCTCGCGTAAAACGTGGCACAAAGCGGAATGACCGCCGCAAAAAGATCCTGAAGCGCGCTTCTGGATACTTCCTCACAAAATCCAAGCTCTACCAGGCAGCGCAGGAAGCCGTTGAGCGCGGCCTGAAGTTTGCCTACATCGGCCGCAAGCAGAAGAAGCGCCAGTTCCGCTCGCTGTGGATCGTCCGCATCGGCGCCGCTGCTCGCCTGAACGGCATGAGCTACTCGACCTTCATCAGCGGCCTGAAGAAGGCTGGCGTCGGCCTGGATCGCAAGATCCTTGCAGACATTGCCGTTCATGACGCCGCCGGCTTCGCTGCTCTGGCGACCCAGGCAAAGTCGGCCAACGGCGCGGCAAAGACTGCTGCCGCCTAA
- the rpmI gene encoding 50S ribosomal protein L35 produces MPKLKTHSGASKRFTKTATGKIKRGQTKKRHILTSKSTKVKRKLTANAYVSDGDHAKVSRMIPYA; encoded by the coding sequence ATGCCGAAGCTGAAGACCCACTCGGGTGCGTCCAAGCGCTTCACGAAGACCGCGACCGGCAAGATCAAGCGCGGCCAGACGAAGAAGCGTCACATCCTGACCTCCAAGAGCACCAAGGTGAAGCGGAAGTTGACCGCCAACGCCTACGTCTCTGACGGCGATCACGCCAAGGTCAGCCGGATGATCCCGTACGCCTGA
- a CDS encoding glycosyltransferase family 87 protein, producing MADGHSDRHLDLWYFWLNFQHWHRPGFFTEAGGFAYPPANALLLRCFLPGQHPDWLFQAFITIVALVATVGFAFAMRARGLKLRTALISAAVLALFSAPLAFEYNRLNTEIVIFAIVASAIYCLRKNWLIACSVLLGLAIALKLYPVMLLALLFSRKKWAHIALALGVAGLATLAGLWGETGSLILSWHGTANSFSSLGNDYIRGFQPAWGWDHSIFGTIKLVNRALLHRGPGPRLYRAYMLSAALGCLALYFGKIIRMPQINQIGILVLLTILVPPISFEYTLLHVYTVLALLACHLQEHGLSALSRGRTVALGVCLGVPLGVVNCFFAFGSTIEGQVKCVSLLALLLLLFLIPFREESTSAAHFRAASEGLGA from the coding sequence ATGGCCGACGGCCACTCCGACCGCCATCTTGATCTTTGGTATTTCTGGCTGAACTTTCAGCATTGGCATCGGCCGGGTTTCTTCACAGAAGCTGGCGGCTTCGCTTACCCGCCAGCCAATGCCCTGCTGCTACGGTGCTTTCTGCCCGGACAACATCCCGACTGGCTGTTCCAGGCCTTCATCACCATCGTGGCCCTGGTTGCAACTGTGGGCTTCGCCTTTGCCATGCGTGCCCGTGGGCTGAAACTCCGTACCGCGCTCATCTCTGCAGCAGTCCTGGCCTTGTTTTCGGCGCCACTTGCGTTTGAGTACAACCGGCTGAATACCGAGATTGTGATCTTCGCGATCGTGGCGTCTGCGATCTACTGCTTGCGCAAGAACTGGCTGATCGCGTGCAGCGTGCTCTTGGGTTTGGCAATCGCGCTCAAGCTTTACCCCGTGATGTTGTTAGCCCTGTTGTTTTCCCGAAAGAAGTGGGCCCACATCGCCCTCGCGCTTGGGGTCGCGGGGCTGGCAACGCTCGCAGGACTCTGGGGAGAGACTGGTTCGCTGATACTCTCGTGGCATGGAACGGCGAACAGCTTCAGCAGTCTTGGGAATGACTACATCCGCGGCTTCCAACCGGCGTGGGGATGGGACCACTCCATTTTCGGAACGATCAAACTTGTAAACAGGGCGCTGCTGCACAGGGGGCCTGGGCCGCGGCTGTACCGCGCCTACATGCTGAGCGCTGCGCTGGGATGCCTGGCGCTCTACTTCGGCAAGATCATCCGGATGCCCCAGATCAATCAGATCGGGATATTGGTTCTTCTTACCATCCTCGTACCGCCGATCTCGTTCGAATACACCCTGCTGCACGTGTACACCGTGCTTGCCCTGCTCGCTTGTCACCTGCAGGAGCACGGGCTGTCAGCACTGTCCCGTGGAAGGACCGTTGCGCTTGGCGTCTGCCTTGGAGTCCCCCTCGGCGTGGTGAACTGCTTTTTCGCGTTCGGGTCGACGATCGAAGGGCAGGTCAAATGCGTCAGCCTCTTGGCGCTGCTGCTGCTGTTGTTCCTTATCCCTTTTCGCGAGGAAAGCACGTCTGCGGCGCACTTCCGAGCTGCTTCAGAGGGGCTTGGAGCCTGA
- a CDS encoding glycosyltransferase 87 family protein, with the protein MVTGSRKLSLSRLLVFYMAALGVLAVIGWMPKVLPYSVASPMLPPNVRLTDLLYYKAKIDHMSGPVMGGPGPTFNYPAPAAYVFAFFLRSATPVKKFYACAGLAMLLFVAAAWHILQSSRDRSKWIAAAFFGTIAVSTPFYFALDRGNLEWVSWIFVVLALSCFLSRRYLATALLLGLAVCMKPFPILFFLLLLHRKRYRETLVGLAVAGGITAFCIDRLGPSFLASYRGLSKGFATYFSSYVTALHPRLESRFDHALMGLLRKAMSIHFIVGDDPMSLSGPAVPLWARLDLWYYFFVLVALATVLFIAVWYRRRPVTNTILAISVACSVLPFASAEYTLLNLFFPLLLVLIALQQQGSRVDLWQAATLGLLGLALLPLGPELRSYVGAAKCCILIALFICSIKSRFVISEFDRYAQA; encoded by the coding sequence ATGGTGACTGGGTCGCGCAAGTTGTCGCTGAGCCGGCTTCTCGTCTTCTATATGGCCGCACTCGGGGTCCTAGCCGTCATTGGCTGGATGCCCAAGGTTCTTCCCTACAGCGTGGCCAGCCCCATGCTGCCCCCGAACGTCCGCCTCACCGATCTGCTGTATTACAAGGCAAAGATCGATCACATGAGCGGGCCCGTGATGGGCGGCCCTGGCCCAACGTTCAACTATCCCGCGCCTGCTGCTTACGTGTTTGCGTTCTTCCTTCGAAGCGCAACTCCGGTGAAGAAGTTCTATGCCTGTGCAGGCCTTGCGATGCTTCTGTTTGTCGCAGCGGCGTGGCACATTTTGCAGAGTAGTCGGGACCGCAGCAAATGGATCGCAGCCGCTTTCTTCGGGACGATCGCTGTCAGCACGCCGTTCTACTTTGCTCTGGATCGCGGAAATCTCGAGTGGGTGAGCTGGATCTTTGTCGTGCTTGCGCTCTCTTGTTTTCTGTCGCGGCGGTATCTCGCCACGGCACTGCTGCTGGGGCTGGCAGTATGTATGAAACCGTTTCCGATTCTTTTCTTTCTGCTGTTACTGCACCGCAAACGCTATCGAGAGACGCTGGTCGGGCTGGCTGTAGCGGGTGGGATCACGGCATTCTGTATCGACCGCCTCGGGCCGTCTTTCCTCGCTTCGTACCGAGGGCTGAGCAAGGGATTCGCCACTTACTTCAGCAGCTACGTGACCGCGCTGCATCCCCGGTTGGAGTCTCGCTTCGATCATGCTTTGATGGGGCTGCTCCGGAAGGCGATGAGCATCCACTTTATTGTGGGCGACGACCCTATGTCCCTGAGCGGTCCGGCTGTCCCACTCTGGGCTCGGCTTGATCTCTGGTATTACTTCTTCGTCTTGGTCGCGCTCGCCACCGTGCTTTTCATCGCGGTCTGGTACCGCAGACGGCCCGTCACGAACACGATTCTTGCGATCAGCGTGGCCTGTTCTGTTCTGCCGTTTGCGTCAGCGGAATACACGTTGCTGAATCTGTTCTTCCCGCTGCTGCTGGTGCTCATCGCGTTGCAGCAACAAGGTTCCAGGGTAGACCTGTGGCAGGCAGCGACGCTGGGTCTGCTCGGGCTCGCTCTGCTTCCGCTGGGGCCGGAGCTGAGAAGCTATGTCGGAGCAGCGAAATGCTGCATCCTGATTGCGCTGTTCATCTGTTCCATCAAGTCACGCTTCGTAATCAGCGAATTCGATCGCTATGCACAGGCGTAA
- a CDS encoding M20/M25/M40 family metallo-hydrolase — protein sequence MPSPKVLLSLLSVATAAVLALPASAQREGSAQPAVSGPITAKYQADASKILAAAAADNDGYTALTYLCDHIGNRNSGTPQLNTAVQWGAELMRKAGLENVTVQPAMVPHWVRGHESAEILSPDLHGMPRKLHMLGLGMSVGTPAQGITAPVIFVHTFDELDALPPDSIKGKIVVYNPGWHGYGVGSLYRTTGASRAAAKGAVAMLVRSATGLVEQTPHTGTLRYDEKQPKIPAAAISPEDALLIERLAKDGTVSVHLQMDAHQEADVQSGNVVGEIRGSEKPNEVVVLGGHIDSWDVGQGAQDDGSGIMAAYAAVKLIHDLGLKPKRTLRLAFWVNEENGGAGGRAYRDSVAKNIKDQVAAMEMDDGAEAPLGIGYTVIARTPGRRAPSMQQMMRQGPPPFNMDALTPEQKQAFNTVQQIAALLQPIGADKVFPAGGGSDIGPIVALGVPSLAPITVAEHYFDWHHTEADTLDKVNLADFRKDIGLLAVTTFVLADMDGQLVGAKIPDMD from the coding sequence ATGCCATCGCCCAAGGTCCTGTTGTCTCTATTGTCTGTCGCGACCGCCGCGGTGCTCGCCCTGCCGGCGAGCGCGCAGCGTGAAGGCAGCGCACAGCCCGCAGTCTCCGGACCAATCACGGCAAAGTACCAGGCCGACGCCAGCAAGATTCTCGCTGCCGCCGCGGCCGACAACGACGGCTATACCGCGCTTACCTATCTTTGCGACCATATTGGCAATCGCAACAGCGGCACGCCGCAGTTGAACACCGCCGTGCAGTGGGGTGCAGAGCTGATGCGAAAGGCCGGCCTGGAAAACGTGACCGTGCAGCCCGCCATGGTGCCGCACTGGGTGCGCGGGCATGAGTCTGCGGAGATCCTCTCACCCGATCTGCACGGCATGCCGCGCAAGCTGCACATGTTGGGCCTGGGCATGAGCGTCGGAACCCCCGCGCAAGGCATCACCGCGCCGGTCATTTTTGTGCATACTTTCGACGAGCTGGACGCTCTGCCGCCCGACAGCATCAAGGGCAAGATCGTTGTCTACAACCCCGGCTGGCACGGCTATGGCGTCGGCTCGCTGTATCGCACCACCGGGGCGTCGCGCGCGGCAGCCAAGGGCGCGGTAGCCATGCTCGTTCGCTCCGCGACCGGGCTGGTGGAGCAGACGCCGCACACGGGCACGCTGCGCTACGACGAAAAGCAGCCCAAGATTCCCGCGGCGGCCATCTCACCGGAAGACGCGCTGCTGATCGAGCGCCTCGCCAAAGACGGCACCGTCTCCGTTCACCTGCAGATGGACGCGCACCAGGAAGCTGACGTGCAGAGCGGCAACGTGGTCGGCGAAATCCGCGGCTCCGAGAAGCCGAACGAGGTCGTCGTACTCGGTGGCCACATCGATTCGTGGGACGTGGGACAGGGCGCGCAGGATGACGGCTCGGGCATCATGGCCGCCTACGCTGCGGTGAAACTCATCCACGACCTCGGTCTGAAGCCAAAGCGCACCCTGCGCCTCGCGTTCTGGGTGAATGAAGAGAATGGCGGTGCCGGTGGACGCGCGTACCGCGATTCGGTCGCGAAGAACATCAAGGACCAGGTGGCGGCCATGGAAATGGACGACGGTGCCGAAGCTCCTTTGGGCATCGGCTACACCGTGATCGCGCGCACACCCGGCCGCCGCGCGCCCAGCATGCAGCAGATGATGCGCCAGGGGCCGCCCCCGTTCAACATGGACGCGCTCACACCTGAGCAGAAGCAGGCCTTCAACACGGTGCAGCAGATCGCAGCGTTGCTGCAGCCCATCGGCGCGGACAAGGTCTTCCCGGCCGGCGGCGGATCCGACATCGGTCCGATCGTTGCGCTCGGCGTGCCTTCGCTGGCGCCCATCACCGTTGCGGAGCATTACTTCGACTGGCACCACACCGAGGCCGACACGCTCGACAAGGTCAACCTTGCCGATTTCCGCAAAGACATCGGCCTGCTTGCGGTGACGACCTTTGTGCTCGCGGACATGGATGGACAGTTGGTCGGTGCGAAGATCCCGGACATGGACTAG
- a CDS encoding TCR/Tet family MFS transporter: MSDLQDDLAAGANPPSHRAEDDTSSRGVGDPTDFPASDDAPSPVHVQPARRAAVTFIFLTVTLDMLALGMIAPVLPDLISGFVGGSAARTAETIGLFGTVFALMQYVFSPVLGSLSDRYGRRPVVLLSNFGLGLDYILMALAPSLRFLLIGRVLAGITASSVPTAQAYMSDVTPREKRAAAFGMLQAAFGFGFIVGPALGGWLGSISPRLPFWVSAALSLLNFVYGLFVLPESLAMQYRSPFSWKRANPIGSIRLLSRSRNLLALSGVLLLGYLAQNSLLNVYVVYVEYRYHWSVHQIGNSLAVLGGLTILYGFFLVRRASQRLGDQRATVYGLAGGGLGYIIFGAAHTGLQFVAGMPLLNLTSIAWPATQSIMSRAIGPNEQGQLQGAINSLRGIAGIAGPSLFTWIFARAISNGSGFHMPGLPYYTAAGFMLLSVLLGIVTGREPKQA, from the coding sequence ATGAGCGATCTCCAGGACGATCTCGCCGCAGGGGCGAACCCACCATCGCATCGCGCGGAGGACGACACCTCGTCGCGTGGGGTCGGAGACCCCACGGATTTCCCGGCCAGCGACGACGCGCCATCGCCCGTCCACGTGCAGCCAGCCCGACGTGCGGCTGTCACGTTCATCTTTCTCACGGTCACGCTGGACATGCTGGCGCTGGGCATGATCGCGCCCGTGCTGCCGGACCTGATTAGCGGCTTTGTGGGCGGCTCGGCGGCGCGCACCGCAGAGACGATCGGCCTGTTCGGAACCGTCTTCGCGCTGATGCAGTACGTCTTCTCACCCGTGCTCGGATCGCTCTCCGATCGGTACGGGCGCAGGCCGGTCGTTCTCCTGTCGAACTTCGGCCTCGGTCTGGATTACATCCTGATGGCGCTTGCGCCGTCGCTACGCTTTCTGCTGATCGGGCGAGTGCTTGCGGGCATTACTGCAAGCAGCGTGCCGACCGCCCAGGCGTACATGAGCGATGTGACACCGCGCGAGAAACGAGCCGCGGCCTTCGGCATGTTGCAGGCGGCGTTCGGGTTCGGCTTCATCGTGGGTCCGGCGCTTGGGGGATGGCTTGGTTCCATCTCGCCGCGTCTGCCATTCTGGGTTTCGGCGGCGCTGTCGCTGCTGAACTTTGTGTATGGCCTGTTTGTGCTGCCGGAGTCGCTCGCGATGCAGTACCGCAGTCCGTTCTCGTGGAAGCGCGCCAACCCCATCGGCTCTATTCGGCTGCTGTCCCGCTCTCGGAACCTGCTGGCTCTGTCCGGTGTTTTGCTGCTGGGCTACCTGGCGCAGAACTCGCTGCTCAACGTGTACGTGGTGTACGTGGAGTACCGCTATCACTGGTCGGTTCACCAGATCGGCAACTCGCTGGCGGTGCTAGGCGGGCTGACGATCCTGTACGGATTCTTCCTGGTGCGCCGGGCCAGCCAGAGGCTTGGCGATCAGCGTGCCACGGTGTACGGGCTGGCGGGCGGGGGCCTGGGCTACATCATCTTCGGCGCCGCACATACCGGTCTGCAGTTCGTGGCTGGCATGCCCCTGCTGAACCTGACGTCGATTGCCTGGCCTGCCACGCAAAGCATTATGAGCCGCGCCATCGGGCCGAATGAACAGGGGCAATTGCAAGGCGCGATCAACAGCCTGCGCGGCATCGCGGGCATCGCCGGCCCCAGCCTCTTCACCTGGATCTTCGCCCGTGCGATCTCAAACGGCAGCGGCTTCCACATGCCCGGCCTGCCTTACTACACGGCTGCCGGCTTCATGCTGCTCAGCGTTCTGCTGGGCATCGTGACTGGCAGAGAACCGAAGCAGGCGTAA
- the ispD gene encoding 2-C-methyl-D-erythritol 4-phosphate cytidylyltransferase translates to MKVHVILPAAGLGTRMAVPGVSAKQFLSLGGVPVLLRSVQAFASVERVSTITLALRSSEQDQVQALLSEHGLADRVRITTGGEHRQDSVSNALHSITAEPDDVVLVHDAVRPLIDPGTIDRTIDAIVKQGAAIVGLPAVDTIKQVERTANGAIITATVPRERIVQAQTPQGARFADLQRAFAEAEADGFQGTDESSLLERAGLTVAVVPGSAANFKITQPGDLELAEFYLRGRATAA, encoded by the coding sequence ATGAAGGTGCACGTTATTCTTCCGGCTGCAGGCCTGGGCACACGCATGGCCGTCCCGGGTGTTTCGGCAAAGCAGTTTCTTTCCCTCGGCGGCGTACCAGTTCTGTTGCGTAGCGTGCAGGCGTTCGCATCCGTGGAGCGGGTCAGCACCATCACCCTGGCCCTACGCTCCAGCGAACAGGACCAGGTGCAGGCCCTGCTGAGCGAGCACGGACTGGCTGACCGGGTCCGCATCACCACCGGCGGCGAACACCGGCAAGACTCCGTGTCAAACGCGCTGCACAGCATCACTGCGGAACCCGACGACGTTGTTCTGGTACACGACGCGGTTCGCCCCCTGATCGATCCCGGCACGATCGACCGCACCATTGACGCCATCGTCAAACAGGGCGCTGCCATCGTCGGTCTGCCTGCCGTGGACACCATCAAGCAGGTGGAGCGCACCGCGAACGGCGCCATCATCACCGCGACCGTGCCGCGCGAACGCATCGTGCAGGCGCAAACGCCGCAGGGTGCCCGCTTTGCCGACCTGCAGCGCGCCTTTGCCGAGGCCGAGGCAGACGGATTCCAGGGAACCGATGAGTCCAGCCTGCTGGAACGCGCCGGCCTGACGGTCGCCGTGGTTCCGGGCTCCGCTGCCAACTTCAAGATCACGCAGCCCGGCGACCTTGAGCTGGCGGAGTTCTATCTGCGCGGGCGCGCCACGGCAGCCTGA